A window of Pseudobacteriovorax antillogorgiicola contains these coding sequences:
- a CDS encoding fibrinogen-like YCDxxxxGGGW domain-containing protein: MIRLTLVSLSLLACNPAENAENSETGFQGGENQEAPSQELGPDVNVDTQAADVVAAVPDLFEVVPGEEQVAFLAFTSCLDLKTKNPEAPSGKYQLYQRDEAGQLTKFDAHCDMDEDGGWTMVLNYVHLGGTNPPTQTLTDRFPQFDKNNLGDDEQNTEFFGHVNPAFLSLWTFTELRFFCRTNAHNRVIHFKTDAATCIDYLKTGVGNCDDVRNSFTPLTGHIGDIPGVSNNGLVDQQQLAMTQRTFRDNNGTRNWDIRGGVDEDDWECDDDVDNQSSSTIHRIWFR; this comes from the coding sequence ATGATACGACTGACTCTTGTGAGCTTGTCGCTATTGGCATGTAATCCAGCCGAAAATGCGGAAAACTCTGAAACTGGATTTCAGGGTGGAGAGAATCAAGAGGCCCCAAGTCAGGAGCTTGGCCCAGACGTAAATGTTGATACCCAAGCTGCTGATGTTGTCGCAGCTGTTCCTGATTTGTTTGAGGTTGTTCCTGGCGAAGAGCAAGTTGCTTTTTTAGCATTTACCAGCTGCCTCGATCTTAAGACCAAAAATCCCGAAGCGCCCAGTGGAAAATACCAGCTATATCAGAGGGACGAGGCCGGGCAGCTCACAAAATTTGATGCCCACTGTGATATGGATGAGGACGGTGGATGGACTATGGTCTTGAACTATGTTCACTTAGGAGGAACAAACCCCCCAACGCAAACCTTAACGGATCGCTTTCCTCAATTTGATAAAAATAATCTTGGTGATGACGAACAGAATACAGAGTTTTTCGGTCATGTGAACCCAGCGTTCCTGAGTCTCTGGACATTTACCGAGCTTCGTTTCTTCTGTCGAACCAATGCTCATAATCGCGTGATTCACTTTAAAACTGATGCAGCAACTTGTATTGATTACCTCAAAACTGGGGTCGGTAACTGTGATGACGTTCGAAACAGCTTCACCCCCTTAACAGGACATATTGGTGATATTCCGGGGGTTTCTAATAATGGCCTGGTTGATCAGCAGCAACTAGCGATGACCCAAAGAACGTTTCGAGACAATAACGGCACGAGAAACTGGGATATTCGTGGTGGAGTTGATGAGGATGATTGGGAATGTGATGATGATGTTGATAATCAATCCAGCAGTACCATCCATCGGATTTGGTTTCGATAA
- a CDS encoding hybrid sensor histidine kinase/response regulator encodes MTWSSSCEAKLRLLIVGDLPAFLWAEFSQFEIYPGKQLIHLIRDQQDFQLPNCDAILLTDPQESDIEILSQNLVDLAQAPVLVYTTSEALYFPLLALGVQDIVRLDSHVAHERVIRKAVLRFQRELEFRSAESEQELFLARLVHDLRAPISTIVGISNLLQEETHAKEQDHRLDALDRSSKFLLKLVNHTLDVAKIRSGKISLKSEAFTFDSIVQDIEAIFRPKIIEKNISLVRSITGQVSSMIRSDPDKVSQILMNLLSNSIKFTPPGGQIGLDIHLKESVSGVSATIRVSDTGIGISEENQRKIFDNYQQASSHTSRHFGGTGLGLGIVKSIVEALKGSITVESELGKGSTFTCVIPFEIDDYSKPIILCAAEESRLHDYMKVFFKEEGYQVLRAPTLARAKESLASGAVDFLVTDLSSPDGVGQKLIDDVGQNLPIPVAVVSSSFSDQDRSRFASRGVATFSKAEDFRMPLLQHFKSRATKHPQVDLDSISIVERPLSILVADDGDDVKLILRAFFKKTQFVTVYVSNGYEAVEMAKKQKFDLVLLDLHMPIMDGDEAIKFIRNGQSRFQNAELPVIAMTAATLDQDVKRCLELGFTAHLPKPLDKTRLFQLLGELYPQQTRAQKAGLV; translated from the coding sequence ATGACATGGTCCAGCTCCTGCGAGGCTAAACTCAGGCTTCTAATAGTAGGCGATTTACCAGCTTTTCTATGGGCTGAGTTCTCTCAGTTTGAAATCTATCCGGGTAAGCAACTGATTCATCTGATTCGCGATCAGCAAGACTTTCAGTTGCCGAACTGCGATGCCATTTTACTCACAGATCCACAAGAGTCTGATATCGAGATACTTTCGCAGAACCTTGTAGACCTTGCCCAAGCACCCGTTCTCGTATACACCACAAGTGAAGCCCTGTATTTTCCGCTACTTGCTCTTGGTGTGCAAGATATCGTAAGGCTCGATTCCCACGTGGCTCATGAGAGGGTTATTCGGAAGGCGGTGCTCCGCTTTCAACGGGAGCTTGAATTTCGGTCAGCTGAGTCAGAGCAGGAACTGTTTCTGGCGCGATTGGTTCACGACTTGAGGGCTCCCATTAGCACCATTGTTGGAATTTCTAATCTGTTGCAAGAAGAAACCCATGCTAAAGAGCAGGATCATCGATTAGACGCCTTGGATCGCTCCTCTAAATTCCTTCTGAAGCTAGTAAACCACACTTTGGATGTGGCCAAGATCCGCTCGGGAAAGATCAGTTTAAAATCTGAGGCTTTTACATTTGACTCCATCGTCCAAGACATCGAAGCGATTTTTAGACCAAAGATCATTGAAAAAAATATCAGCCTCGTGCGATCGATTACAGGGCAGGTTTCGAGCATGATTCGCAGTGATCCCGACAAGGTTTCGCAAATACTGATGAACCTCCTATCCAACAGCATTAAGTTTACCCCTCCCGGTGGACAAATAGGATTAGATATACATCTGAAAGAGTCCGTTTCAGGAGTCTCGGCTACCATTCGGGTGTCGGATACTGGGATTGGAATTTCTGAGGAAAACCAAAGGAAGATATTTGATAATTACCAGCAAGCTAGTTCGCACACAAGCCGGCATTTCGGAGGAACCGGCCTGGGTCTTGGAATTGTAAAATCAATCGTCGAGGCATTGAAGGGCTCTATAACCGTTGAGAGCGAACTTGGAAAAGGTAGCACCTTTACCTGCGTTATTCCCTTTGAAATTGATGACTATTCAAAACCGATTATCCTTTGCGCAGCAGAAGAAAGCAGGCTTCATGACTATATGAAAGTTTTTTTCAAGGAAGAGGGTTACCAGGTCTTAAGAGCGCCTACGCTGGCACGGGCCAAGGAATCTCTGGCTAGTGGTGCTGTGGACTTTTTGGTAACCGATCTTTCGTCACCGGATGGGGTAGGGCAAAAACTTATCGATGATGTGGGGCAGAATCTGCCGATTCCCGTGGCTGTGGTCTCATCCAGCTTTTCGGATCAGGATAGGAGCCGCTTCGCAAGCCGGGGAGTTGCAACTTTCTCAAAGGCAGAAGACTTTCGCATGCCGTTGCTACAACACTTTAAAAGTCGGGCCACTAAGCACCCCCAGGTAGATCTGGATTCGATCTCTATTGTAGAACGGCCTTTAAGTATCTTAGTTGCCGATGATGGTGACGATGTGAAGCTTATTTTGCGGGCCTTTTTTAAGAAAACCCAATTTGTAACTGTTTACGTTTCCAACGGCTATGAGGCTGTAGAGATGGCTAAAAAGCAAAAATTCGATTTAGTGCTTTTGGATCTTCACATGCCTATCATGGATGGTGACGAAGCTATCAAATTTATTCGCAATGGCCAAAGTCGCTTCCAGAATGCCGAGCTACCTGTCATAGCGATGACTGCTGCGACTTTAGACCAGGATGTGAAGCGATGCCTTGAACTGGGTTTTACAGCACATCTGCCCAAGCCCCTGGATAAAACACGTCTATTCCAACTCCTAGGCGAGCTTTATCCGCAGCAGACTAGGGCTCAGAAAGCTGGATTGGTATAG
- a CDS encoding chemotaxis protein CheA: MGQVFDNSEMELLIQTFLGEADEFIEEMEAGLLSLEDGPDDSMVIDQVFRAAHSLKGSSMAVGLNQVGKFTHEVEALLLKVKEHQIPASRDVISVLLKCNDHIKTMIETLKENLNAEFDSDDLFEQLRLMQGIDAKKAAPTKPATGFGFFDDDEDEPKEEPKQAQVAQAPQQNSKPTPEPPSEPEKRASQAAPAQRKKPQEQIKVSQERIDRLVNNIGEMAILLTVLEEQMYQFAGTNLESTVKQLYKISKDVQDVSVSLRMLPVKPIFQKMRRIVRDTSAKLGKQVNFVVIGEDVEVDKSILDLVGDPLVHIIRNAVDHGIEMPDIRQGNSKDPEGTITLRACHESGRLVFYIEDDGGGIDAERVRKKAIGLGIITENQKMSTQDLHNLIFHPGFSTKDQVTDISGRGVGMDVVNNNIKQMSGEIEIRSELGKGSRFKITLPQTFSIIEGTVVLSGEDKFVIPLGDIQESVKVTDREISKSTALGEVLTLRGDRLPVFRFEDLFEVKEHQKPEEQIALIAKSQEKNFAIVVDEILGRQQIVIKNLGNEVQSLKEFSGSTILGDGKPALIVELANLIKRKAKPDLHVERISA; the protein is encoded by the coding sequence GTGGGTCAAGTGTTTGATAACTCAGAAATGGAATTGCTGATTCAAACGTTTTTGGGAGAGGCAGATGAGTTCATCGAAGAGATGGAGGCGGGCCTTCTGAGTCTCGAAGATGGCCCTGATGACTCCATGGTGATCGACCAAGTTTTCCGTGCGGCCCACAGCCTCAAAGGCAGCTCCATGGCGGTAGGACTAAATCAAGTAGGCAAATTCACTCATGAAGTCGAGGCCCTGCTGCTGAAGGTGAAAGAGCATCAGATCCCAGCATCCCGCGACGTCATCAGCGTCCTGTTGAAGTGCAACGATCACATTAAGACCATGATTGAAACGCTTAAAGAAAATCTCAATGCCGAGTTTGATTCCGACGACCTCTTTGAACAGCTTCGTTTAATGCAAGGAATCGACGCCAAAAAAGCAGCGCCTACAAAACCGGCTACTGGTTTTGGTTTCTTTGACGACGATGAAGACGAACCAAAGGAAGAGCCGAAGCAAGCTCAAGTTGCCCAAGCTCCTCAGCAAAATTCCAAGCCCACTCCAGAACCTCCCAGTGAGCCTGAAAAGCGAGCTAGCCAAGCAGCACCTGCCCAGCGGAAAAAGCCTCAGGAGCAGATCAAAGTCTCTCAAGAACGTATTGATCGATTGGTAAATAACATTGGCGAGATGGCAATTCTTCTGACCGTTCTCGAAGAGCAAATGTATCAATTCGCAGGGACCAATTTAGAGAGTACTGTCAAGCAGCTGTACAAGATCAGCAAGGATGTCCAGGATGTCTCGGTATCTCTTCGCATGCTGCCCGTGAAACCCATATTTCAGAAAATGCGACGAATCGTTCGTGATACTTCAGCGAAACTTGGAAAGCAGGTGAACTTTGTTGTCATTGGTGAAGATGTTGAAGTTGATAAATCCATTCTCGACTTGGTAGGTGATCCCTTAGTTCATATTATTCGGAATGCTGTGGATCACGGGATCGAGATGCCAGACATTCGTCAAGGCAATAGCAAAGATCCTGAGGGCACAATCACCCTTCGAGCTTGTCACGAAAGCGGACGACTCGTCTTCTACATCGAAGACGATGGCGGTGGCATTGACGCCGAGCGTGTCAGAAAAAAGGCCATTGGTCTCGGCATCATCACAGAAAATCAAAAAATGAGCACCCAAGATCTTCACAACCTGATCTTCCACCCTGGCTTTTCTACAAAAGATCAGGTTACCGACATCTCCGGACGAGGAGTTGGCATGGATGTGGTTAACAACAACATTAAGCAGATGTCAGGAGAAATCGAAATAAGGTCTGAGCTTGGCAAAGGGAGTCGTTTTAAGATCACGCTTCCCCAAACGTTCTCAATCATTGAAGGCACAGTGGTGCTCTCAGGTGAAGACAAATTCGTCATTCCACTGGGAGACATTCAGGAGTCTGTGAAAGTAACCGACCGAGAAATCTCAAAATCGACAGCTCTTGGCGAGGTACTGACCCTTCGCGGTGATCGCCTTCCTGTATTCCGCTTCGAAGATCTTTTTGAAGTCAAAGAACACCAAAAACCTGAAGAACAGATCGCCCTAATCGCTAAATCCCAAGAGAAAAATTTTGCCATCGTCGTCGACGAAATTCTCGGCCGACAACAAATTGTAATAAAAAATCTGGGCAACGAAGTACAAAGCCTTAAAGAGTTTAGTGGCAGTACAATTCTTGGGGATGGCAAACCTGCCCTGATCGTCGAACTCGCAAACCTAATCAAGCGTAAAGCAAAGCCAGACCTTCACGTAGAAAGGATATCTGCATGA
- a CDS encoding sensor histidine kinase, with protein MPSRTQTSSQGFPPLTKLLEYSPKTLASSPTAIYLAGTILPVFLLGLTKNAMGPWLALALLLAVGVYLVKIPAAWSRQGMLFVSCFAAWSLCLMSDLPAWAVMISYGVAVTCYHTLSQQAISWLGLSLAPLIFGSFVLSQSETPSSPLYSLIILSPPVVLSMTLLRARIAKANQNELGSQISYKNLIRVACHDISNPLTLILGSAQIAESGVFDKKPEKLKELWPKIVRATDSINRVLINLRAFEAIQEPSRLTIEPINIENFLQDLRILYLDMANARQVTMEYIDHVSSDDTFEGDQLILKQACFGCLLHNAIRFSEAGGTVTAETRLENDQLRFQVTNSGSMFSPETLQNLYKFDFVARPATQLGNKEGGFSLSVCRLVIERFGGSLRIDQTPSSPQGTTSVTLIIPQKAKLN; from the coding sequence ATGCCTTCTCGTACTCAAACAAGTAGCCAGGGCTTTCCACCGTTAACTAAATTGCTCGAATATTCTCCTAAAACCCTTGCAAGCTCTCCTACAGCTATCTATCTTGCAGGCACGATTTTGCCGGTGTTTCTACTTGGTCTGACGAAGAATGCTATGGGCCCTTGGCTCGCATTAGCTCTACTTTTAGCCGTTGGTGTGTATCTTGTGAAGATTCCAGCCGCTTGGTCGAGGCAAGGCATGCTGTTTGTCAGTTGCTTCGCCGCCTGGTCCCTGTGCTTAATGTCTGACTTACCTGCCTGGGCGGTGATGATTAGCTATGGAGTCGCCGTAACGTGTTATCATACACTCAGCCAGCAGGCTATATCTTGGCTGGGGTTAAGCCTGGCACCACTTATCTTCGGTTCGTTTGTCCTAAGCCAGTCGGAAACCCCTAGTTCACCTCTTTATAGCCTCATCATTCTGAGCCCCCCTGTGGTCCTCAGCATGACCCTCCTGCGAGCGAGGATCGCCAAAGCCAATCAGAATGAGTTGGGGAGCCAAATCTCATATAAAAACCTGATCCGCGTGGCTTGTCACGATATTAGTAACCCTCTGACCCTCATTCTGGGGTCTGCCCAAATTGCTGAAAGCGGGGTGTTCGACAAAAAGCCAGAAAAATTAAAAGAGCTTTGGCCCAAAATTGTTCGGGCGACAGATTCAATTAACCGCGTACTAATCAATTTGAGAGCCTTTGAAGCAATTCAGGAGCCATCGCGATTGACTATCGAGCCCATCAATATTGAAAATTTTCTACAGGATCTGAGGATTCTATACCTAGACATGGCAAACGCCAGGCAGGTTACCATGGAGTATATTGACCATGTTTCATCTGACGACACCTTCGAAGGTGACCAGCTCATTCTAAAGCAAGCCTGTTTTGGCTGCCTATTGCATAACGCTATCCGCTTTTCAGAGGCGGGAGGCACCGTAACAGCCGAAACACGCTTAGAAAATGATCAGTTGCGCTTTCAAGTGACCAACAGCGGCTCCATGTTTAGCCCTGAAACCTTGCAGAATCTCTATAAATTCGATTTTGTAGCCAGGCCTGCCACCCAGTTGGGCAATAAGGAAGGAGGGTTTTCACTCTCCGTTTGCCGACTTGTTATCGAACGGTTTGGAGGCTCCCTCAGGATCGATCAAACTCCGAGCTCTCCGCAAGGGACCACCTCCGTAACTTTGATCATCCCCCAAAAAGCAAAACTTAACTGA
- a CDS encoding response regulator, with product MSQESQVNHPEGSPKIILVDDDPMFGAMMLKQAEKTGISLDYYDSLSSLGFISQLAEYDIIMVDYQMDHINGIEIAAYMPSFFDDKTVILVSATAIEEQLEALPEYITAFIHKDHGHQALLEESLKVFADVHRKAS from the coding sequence ATGAGCCAAGAATCCCAAGTCAATCATCCGGAAGGATCACCGAAAATTATTTTGGTCGACGATGATCCCATGTTTGGTGCCATGATGCTCAAACAGGCAGAGAAAACTGGTATATCGTTAGACTACTATGACTCTCTGAGCAGCCTGGGGTTCATATCTCAACTCGCCGAATATGATATCATCATGGTTGATTACCAGATGGATCACATCAACGGTATCGAAATCGCTGCTTATATGCCGTCGTTCTTTGACGATAAAACGGTGATCTTAGTGAGCGCAACGGCAATCGAAGAACAGCTAGAAGCTCTTCCAGAATATATTACCGCGTTTATTCATAAGGACCACGGTCATCAAGCTCTCCTGGAAGAATCTCTCAAGGTATTCGCTGACGTCCATCGGAAAGCTTCTTGA
- a CDS encoding chemotaxis protein CheB: MGAAAQQNDRQIFEAIAQKISKITGVQLGEKQYSLVLSRLSKHLRNMGGLTPAQYWEYLQGNEEDEVPVLISLLTTHHTFFFREQVHFDYLEEALPKLIENVISQGRDTLYFWCAACSKGQEGYTLAMFLDYHLKQLRCTLKYKILFSDVDQASVNWAENGVYSNDELGRVPITYRSNHWIRGKGQISDFSKVRSQLKESCNFRTINLLELKNERFPNKFDVVFCRNVFIYFTVKEIESISRNILNSMEEHGLFIIGVSESLLGAKLTVEHLGKSVYQKSDEEKVVNIRTDTSKLKPGTSSIPRTPPNLTQTSRSERLSSVPPQPRNLAESVTHAVSLNRMSPTAEDDLRIITLQSSLKLGSDLRSVINNFPGCKSVGFDVITSADEAIAKIKGKQANLLILEINASRFLRRILAETDVATLIATTDQDESEKINQALDAGARDYIVFRTKVLTEQDREVLASKLHNVGRTVGHDSNSRSRTTSKLDNQFIVGLGASTGGTEAITKVLTKLPHDMPPIVIVQHIPEFYSKQFADRLNKLCEIDVKEAVDGDVLRPGLAIVAPGNFQMKVVKRGGHYKISVFEGEKVNGHRPSVDVLFNSLAEVVPEKLLGVLLTGMGSDGAKGLLQMKKSGAKTFTQDEATSVVYGMPKVAFEIGASDKVLPLERIPDALIKASKKADQS; encoded by the coding sequence TTGGGAGCAGCAGCCCAACAAAACGATCGGCAAATCTTTGAAGCCATTGCCCAAAAGATTTCGAAGATTACGGGGGTTCAGCTCGGTGAGAAACAGTACTCCTTAGTACTATCTCGCCTGAGCAAGCATCTGCGCAACATGGGCGGTTTAACTCCTGCTCAGTACTGGGAGTACCTTCAAGGAAATGAAGAAGACGAAGTTCCTGTCCTAATTTCCCTCTTGACAACCCATCACACCTTTTTCTTTCGTGAACAGGTTCACTTTGATTACCTTGAAGAAGCCTTGCCAAAACTAATTGAGAATGTAATATCTCAAGGCCGCGACACTCTTTACTTCTGGTGTGCAGCCTGCTCAAAAGGCCAAGAGGGTTATACCCTAGCAATGTTTCTAGATTACCACCTCAAGCAGCTCCGCTGCACTCTTAAATATAAAATCCTATTTAGCGATGTAGATCAAGCCTCAGTGAACTGGGCTGAAAATGGGGTTTACTCTAACGACGAGCTAGGGAGAGTTCCCATAACCTACCGATCCAATCACTGGATTCGGGGCAAGGGCCAGATTTCCGATTTTTCCAAGGTGAGGTCGCAACTCAAAGAAAGCTGTAACTTTCGAACTATAAATCTCTTGGAACTTAAAAACGAACGCTTTCCTAATAAGTTTGATGTCGTTTTCTGTCGAAATGTCTTTATCTACTTTACAGTCAAAGAGATCGAGTCCATATCCAGAAATATTCTCAACAGTATGGAAGAGCATGGACTTTTTATTATAGGAGTTTCAGAGTCCCTATTGGGAGCTAAGCTCACCGTCGAGCACCTGGGTAAGTCCGTCTACCAGAAATCTGATGAAGAGAAAGTAGTCAACATTCGGACCGACACATCAAAGTTGAAGCCAGGCACCAGCAGTATTCCAAGAACACCCCCGAATCTGACTCAAACATCACGCTCTGAGCGACTATCTTCAGTCCCACCGCAACCTCGGAACCTTGCTGAATCTGTCACTCACGCAGTTTCTCTAAACCGAATGAGTCCTACTGCCGAAGACGACCTCAGAATCATCACCTTGCAATCATCTCTGAAACTCGGATCCGACCTTCGCTCCGTAATTAATAATTTCCCTGGGTGCAAATCAGTTGGCTTTGATGTCATAACATCAGCCGACGAAGCCATCGCCAAAATCAAAGGCAAGCAAGCAAACCTTTTGATCCTAGAAATAAACGCATCGCGATTCCTTCGTAGGATTCTAGCCGAAACGGATGTTGCCACCTTAATTGCAACCACAGACCAAGATGAAAGTGAGAAAATCAATCAAGCTTTGGACGCGGGAGCTAGAGACTATATTGTTTTTCGAACCAAGGTCCTCACTGAGCAGGATCGTGAGGTTTTGGCTTCAAAGCTTCACAATGTAGGTAGAACTGTAGGTCATGACTCCAACTCAAGATCCCGCACCACGAGTAAGCTAGATAACCAGTTTATTGTGGGTCTCGGTGCCTCGACAGGAGGGACTGAAGCAATCACAAAAGTGCTAACCAAGCTGCCCCATGACATGCCACCCATCGTCATCGTTCAGCACATACCTGAGTTCTACTCCAAACAGTTTGCTGATCGCTTAAACAAACTCTGTGAAATCGATGTAAAAGAGGCTGTGGATGGAGATGTACTGCGGCCAGGGCTTGCCATTGTTGCTCCAGGGAATTTTCAGATGAAGGTGGTCAAGCGTGGTGGACATTACAAGATTAGCGTATTCGAGGGTGAAAAGGTCAATGGCCACAGGCCAAGTGTCGATGTGCTATTTAATTCTCTTGCAGAGGTTGTTCCCGAAAAGTTACTAGGAGTATTGCTTACTGGCATGGGCTCTGATGGCGCTAAAGGACTGCTACAGATGAAAAAAAGTGGCGCTAAAACATTTACTCAAGACGAGGCAACAAGTGTTGTTTATGGAATGCCTAAGGTGGCATTTGAAATCGGTGCCAGCGACAAAGTTCTGCCCTTGGAACGGATTCCCGATGCTCTTATCAAAGCTTCGAAGAAAGCTGACCAAAGCTAG
- a CDS encoding ketopantoate reductase family protein, with amino-acid sequence MIVFYCQQVGLQPTLIGRQGSIAYDFKVYDGKQGTHRIVGGPASLDEFDFCFIAVKSYQVKAALESHQFVRSTPCRIICNGLLDPKLNPYPEFREGLWQLGTTNIGVKGSQRGSWVIQNQGGLLAWGGAEARDIDRLMAARLAPFGFQCRTDCDRLRREKWLFNTVMNSLCGKYRLSSNGELKNISTEVDLVYEEAFRLGQDLFGPWDRPRLDLRQDLFELIDSTSENENSMARDIRLGRKTETSDLAGLVDGQNPSDFPKLFELHEHLNNSC; translated from the coding sequence ATGATCGTTTTCTATTGTCAACAGGTTGGTCTTCAGCCTACTCTCATAGGGCGTCAAGGGTCTATCGCCTATGACTTTAAGGTATACGATGGCAAGCAGGGAACTCATCGCATCGTAGGTGGGCCAGCAAGTCTCGATGAGTTTGACTTCTGCTTTATTGCTGTGAAGTCTTATCAGGTGAAAGCTGCACTAGAATCTCACCAGTTTGTGCGCTCTACTCCGTGCCGGATCATTTGCAATGGCCTCCTCGATCCCAAGCTCAATCCATATCCTGAATTTCGTGAGGGACTTTGGCAACTAGGAACGACTAATATTGGAGTGAAGGGCTCGCAACGAGGCTCTTGGGTAATTCAGAATCAAGGAGGCTTGCTTGCTTGGGGTGGTGCTGAAGCTCGTGACATTGATCGATTGATGGCAGCACGGCTTGCACCGTTCGGCTTTCAATGTCGCACTGACTGTGACCGACTGCGTCGTGAGAAGTGGCTTTTTAATACCGTTATGAATAGCTTGTGCGGTAAGTATCGACTAAGCTCCAATGGTGAACTTAAGAACATTTCTACAGAAGTAGATCTCGTCTATGAGGAAGCTTTCAGATTGGGGCAGGATCTATTCGGGCCTTGGGATAGGCCTCGCCTAGATCTAAGGCAGGATCTATTCGAATTGATTGACTCGACTTCTGAAAATGAAAACTCCATGGCGCGGGATATTCGGTTGGGTCGAAAAACAGAGACCAGTGACCTGGCTGGGCTGGTAGACGGTCAAAATCCTAGCGATTTTCCAAAGCTATTCGAATTACATGAGCATTTAAATAACAGTTGTTAA
- a CDS encoding chemotaxis protein CheW — protein sequence MSEDMTSQVNNEIKNSHLSDHDRFLEFNLGKEQFAVPLLSVKEVIAVPETTKVPFTPDYFLGIMNLRGQVLSVIDLRRRMKIEPLTENSETAVIIIDLDYTHLGVVVDSINRVIAVEGEDFAPPPEIESNTSTEFVTGCYKNDKNLVLFLDVDKILDNKDRELIRQKEVDKAS from the coding sequence ATGAGCGAAGATATGACTAGCCAAGTCAATAACGAGATTAAGAACAGCCATCTGAGCGATCACGATCGATTTCTGGAGTTCAACCTCGGTAAAGAACAGTTCGCTGTGCCACTGCTTTCAGTTAAAGAAGTGATTGCAGTTCCTGAGACCACAAAAGTTCCATTCACACCAGATTATTTCCTAGGCATCATGAATCTTCGTGGCCAGGTTCTATCTGTGATCGACCTTCGAAGGCGGATGAAAATCGAGCCGCTTACCGAGAATTCTGAAACCGCAGTTATCATCATTGACCTTGATTATACTCACCTTGGCGTTGTCGTTGATTCAATCAACAGGGTGATCGCAGTAGAAGGGGAAGACTTTGCCCCACCACCAGAAATAGAATCAAACACATCTACTGAATTTGTAACGGGATGTTACAAAAATGACAAAAATCTAGTCCTATTCCTTGACGTCGATAAGATTCTAGATAATAAAGATCGAGAACTCATTCGACAAAAGGAAGTGGACAAAGCTAGCTAA